A region of the Rhodothermales bacterium genome:
GAAGCCGGCGTCGATGCAGGCGCGCGCGGTCGCGGTCAGGTCGCGGCCCTGGGAGGGGTAGCCGGTCGAATAACAGGGCACGTAGGTCCGCGAACGGCCGCCGAGCAGTTCGTAGACGGGTACGCCGAGGACCTTGCCCTTGATGTCCCACAACGCGAGGTCTAGCGCGCCCTGGGCGTGCAGCTTCTCGCGTCCGGGCGTGTAGAAAAAGCCCCGAAACATCGTCTGCCACAGGTCCTCGATCAGAAAGGGGTCCTTTCCGATGAGCTGGCCGGCGAGCTGCCGGAACATGTCCGCCGAGCCGCCCTCCCCGATGCCGGTGACGCCGCCGTCGGTTTCGATGGTGACGACGCGGTCGCTCTGGTTGAAGGTCGGGTTCGTGCGTTGCGGCTCGTACATCCGGATGCGGGTGATGCGGAGGTCGGAGCCGGGCGCGGCCGGCGCGCCAAAGCCGGCCAGCAGCGCGCCGGAGGCCAGGGCGGTGGATTGCAGAAATTGACGTCTGTGCATCGTCGTGTGGTTATGGGTGCGGGGGTCCGTACGGGCGGGGAAAAACGAGGCGCTGGCTCCTCCATCATCCGGCCGGCCGGTAGGAGGCCTTGCCGGGGTGCGTCGCGCGCGCGCTGAGGAGGAGGGCGCCGCTGGTCACGTAGAGCGTCTGCAGGTCGTCGCCGCCGAAGGTGCAGTTGGTGATGGTGTCCTCGGGCGTCTCGGCGAAATCGAGCAGTTCGCCGGCCGGCGAGATCACGTGGATGCCGGCGCGCGTGTCGAGCGTTTCGCTGGTATTGCGCAGGGCGCGCAGGCCGGCGGCGACGTAGAGGTTGCCCTCGGCGTCGATGCACATCCCGTCGCCGCTGCGGCCGGGGTAAAAATCGATCAGGATACGCGGGTTCGCGACGGAGCCGTCGGCGAGCAGGTCGTAGGCCTTGATGTGGCGGTTGCGCCCGGCATCCGGGTGCGCCTCGATGAGATACAGCGTGCGGTTGTCGGGCGAGATCACCACGCCGTTGGGCATGTGCACGTCGGGTTCGCGCAGGAGTTGATGGATGGACCCGTCGGGATCGAGACGATAGACGGCATTGACGTTGCCCCGGCGAGGGACGGCGTCGGTCGGGCGGGAGGAAAAATAGATGCGCCCCTGGTTGTCGTAGTCGAGGTCGTTCGGGGCCTCGAGGGGAAGCCCCTCAAAGGCGCTGGCGAGCGTGGTCGATACGCCGGTCTGCAGGTCGGTGCGGGTGATCCGGCCGGCTTGCCCCTCGCAGGCGAGCAGCCGGCCCTGCGGATCGAACCGCAGCCCATTGGTCTGCCCGGTGTTCTCCCGAAAGACCGACAGCTCCCGGGCGCGCGGATCCCACCGGAGGATGCGCGACGCGGGGATGTTCGTAAAATACACGACCCCGTCGCGGTCGACCGCCGGCCCCTCGGTGAAGGCCGGCCCGCCCTCGAGGCGGGTCTCGACGGTCAACGGGCCGAGGTAGCGGCCGGTCGCGAGGCCGTCGTAGCGGGTCGAAGGCCGGCCGCAGCCGGCGACGGCATACGGGGCCGCGGCGAGGAGGGCGAGCGCGTGGCGTCGGTGCATGGGATGGCTGGGGATTGGCGGGGTGCGGGGATGCAAGATACGGGAT
Encoded here:
- a CDS encoding SMP-30/gluconolactonase/LRE family protein — encoded protein: MHRRHALALLAAAPYAVAGCGRPSTRYDGLATGRYLGPLTVETRLEGGPAFTEGPAVDRDGVVYFTNIPASRILRWDPRARELSVFRENTGQTNGLRFDPQGRLLACEGQAGRITRTDLQTGVSTTLASAFEGLPLEAPNDLDYDNQGRIYFSSRPTDAVPRRGNVNAVYRLDPDGSIHQLLREPDVHMPNGVVISPDNRTLYLIEAHPDAGRNRHIKAYDLLADGSVANPRILIDFYPGRSGDGMCIDAEGNLYVAAGLRALRNTSETLDTRAGIHVISPAGELLDFAETPEDTITNCTFGGDDLQTLYVTSGALLLSARATHPGKASYRPAG